The proteins below are encoded in one region of Oryzias melastigma strain HK-1 linkage group LG7, ASM292280v2, whole genome shotgun sequence:
- the nkain4 gene encoding sodium/potassium-transporting ATPase subunit beta-1-interacting protein 4 isoform X2, with protein sequence MRIFPRPSSPLRLTTPSSPARAPPLLLFLLLLLLLFTHRLAPILPASHLKAQPVCRSGGKHIHPERSDCERGTSPSRNRGEENGFRSGLSHTESSSDSIQVPGSPCVSSADTMGCCSGRCTLIFICTLQLVLALERQVFDFLGYQWAPILANFFHIIVVILGLFGTIQYRPRYIIVYIVWAAVWVAWNVFVICFYLDVGGLSKDSDLLTFNISAHHSWWSEHGPGCIRREMPEAAGVRSTESHSYITVMGCHMEYQYIEVLHSSMQILIALLGFVYACYVVTAMTEEEDSCLRK encoded by the exons ATGCGCATTTTTCCCCGCCCGTCATCTCCTCTCCGGTTGACTACCCCTTCCTCACCAGCCCGAGCCCCTccactcctcctcttcctcctcctcctcctcctcctttttacGCACCGGCTTGCGCCCATCCTCCCAGCCAGTCACCTCAAAGCGCAACCGGTCTGCCGGAGCGGAGGTAAACACATCCATCCGGAGCGGAGCGACTGTGAGAGGGGGACGTCTCCGAGCAGGAACAGAGGAGAGGAGAATGGGTTCAGGTCTGGACTGAGTCACACGGAGAGCTCCTCAGACTCCATTCAAGTCCCCGGGAGTCCCTGCGTCTCCAGCGCTGACACAATGGGCTGCTGCAGCGGACGCTGCACCCTCATCTTCATCTGCACTTTACAGCTG GTGCTTGCTTTGGAAAGACAGGTCTTTGATTTCCTCGGTTACCAGTGGGCTCCCATTCTTGCTAACTTCTTCCATATAATTGTTGTAATACTCGGTCTCTTTGGAACCATCCAGTACAGACCACGCTACATCATCGTG TACATAGTATGGGCGGCTGTCTGGGTAGCCTGGAATGTCTTCGTCATCTGTTTCTACCTGGATGTTGGAGGATTGTCCAAG gacagTGATCTGCTGACATTTAACATCTCAGCACATCACTCCTGGTGGAGCGAGCACGGTCCTGGCTGCATAAGGAGAGAGATGCCAGAGGCGGCCGGGGTCCGCAGCACAGAGAGCCACTCCTACATCACAGTCATGGGCTGCCACATGGAGTACCAGTACATCGAGGTCTTGCACAGCAGCATGCAGATTCTTATTGCT CTTCTGGGCTTCGTCTACGCCTGCTATGTCGTCACTGCAATGACCGAGGAGGAGGACAGCT
- the nkain4 gene encoding sodium/potassium-transporting ATPase subunit beta-1-interacting protein 4 isoform X1, translated as MRIFPRPSSPLRLTTPSSPARAPPLLLFLLLLLLLFTHRLAPILPASHLKAQPVCRSGGKHIHPERSDCERGTSPSRNRGEENGFRSGLSHTESSSDSIQVPGSPCVSSADTMGCCSGRCTLIFICTLQLVLALERQVFDFLGYQWAPILANFFHIIVVILGLFGTIQYRPRYIIVYIVWAAVWVAWNVFVICFYLDVGGLSKDSDLLTFNISAHHSWWSEHGPGCIRREMPEAAGVRSTESHSYITVMGCHMEYQYIEVLHSSMQILIALLGFVYACYVVTAMTEEEDSFDFIGGFDPFPLYHVNEKPSHLLLKPMHLST; from the exons ATGCGCATTTTTCCCCGCCCGTCATCTCCTCTCCGGTTGACTACCCCTTCCTCACCAGCCCGAGCCCCTccactcctcctcttcctcctcctcctcctcctcctttttacGCACCGGCTTGCGCCCATCCTCCCAGCCAGTCACCTCAAAGCGCAACCGGTCTGCCGGAGCGGAGGTAAACACATCCATCCGGAGCGGAGCGACTGTGAGAGGGGGACGTCTCCGAGCAGGAACAGAGGAGAGGAGAATGGGTTCAGGTCTGGACTGAGTCACACGGAGAGCTCCTCAGACTCCATTCAAGTCCCCGGGAGTCCCTGCGTCTCCAGCGCTGACACAATGGGCTGCTGCAGCGGACGCTGCACCCTCATCTTCATCTGCACTTTACAGCTG GTGCTTGCTTTGGAAAGACAGGTCTTTGATTTCCTCGGTTACCAGTGGGCTCCCATTCTTGCTAACTTCTTCCATATAATTGTTGTAATACTCGGTCTCTTTGGAACCATCCAGTACAGACCACGCTACATCATCGTG TACATAGTATGGGCGGCTGTCTGGGTAGCCTGGAATGTCTTCGTCATCTGTTTCTACCTGGATGTTGGAGGATTGTCCAAG gacagTGATCTGCTGACATTTAACATCTCAGCACATCACTCCTGGTGGAGCGAGCACGGTCCTGGCTGCATAAGGAGAGAGATGCCAGAGGCGGCCGGGGTCCGCAGCACAGAGAGCCACTCCTACATCACAGTCATGGGCTGCCACATGGAGTACCAGTACATCGAGGTCTTGCACAGCAGCATGCAGATTCTTATTGCT CTTCTGGGCTTCGTCTACGCCTGCTATGTCGTCACTGCAATGACCGAGGAGGAGGACAGCT